Proteins encoded in a region of the Agromyces protaetiae genome:
- a CDS encoding DUF1844 domain-containing protein, producing the protein MSSSSDESVAQSPVESPVEEATRDIAEVPAVEVITTASVHLMSAAAVKVGLAENPEEQTDLDEARKLINALAGLITAGAPEISDMHARSLRDGLRSLQLAFREASTIPDAIGQGPGEKWTGPVT; encoded by the coding sequence GTGAGCAGTAGTTCCGACGAGTCGGTCGCCCAGTCCCCCGTCGAGTCACCCGTCGAAGAGGCCACGCGCGACATCGCCGAGGTGCCCGCGGTCGAGGTGATCACCACGGCCTCCGTGCACCTCATGAGCGCCGCGGCCGTGAAGGTGGGACTCGCCGAGAACCCCGAGGAGCAGACCGACCTCGACGAGGCGCGCAAGCTCATCAATGCCCTCGCCGGGCTCATCACGGCGGGTGCGCCCGAGATCAGCGACATGCACGCGCGGAGCCTCCGCGACGGCCTGCGTTCGCTGCAGCTCGCGTTCCGCGAGGCGAGCACCATCCCGGATGCGATCGGCCAGGGGCCGGGCGAGAAGTGGACCGGGCCGGTCACCTGA
- the infC gene encoding translation initiation factor IF-3 gives MEETRISDPRTNDRIRVPEVRLVGPAGEQVGVVKIEVALRLAQEAELDLVEVAPNSRPPVVKIMDYGKYKYEAAQKAKEARRNQANTILKEVRFRLKIDKHDYETKMKRAVGFLKSGDKVKAMILFRGREQSRPEMGVRLLQRFAEDVAEFGTVEHNPTIDGRNMVMVIAPLKNKSEAKAEANEKRAAAKARPEATASSAPATQTAESTEDQA, from the coding sequence ATAGAGGAGACACGCATCAGCGATCCGCGTACCAACGACCGTATCCGCGTCCCCGAGGTCCGCCTCGTGGGTCCCGCAGGAGAGCAGGTCGGCGTCGTGAAGATCGAGGTGGCCCTGCGCCTGGCGCAGGAGGCCGAGCTCGATCTCGTCGAGGTCGCCCCGAACTCTCGTCCGCCGGTCGTCAAGATCATGGACTACGGCAAGTACAAGTACGAGGCTGCGCAGAAGGCGAAAGAGGCCCGGCGCAACCAGGCGAACACCATCCTCAAAGAGGTCCGGTTCCGCCTCAAGATCGACAAGCACGACTACGAGACCAAGATGAAGCGCGCCGTCGGCTTCCTGAAGTCCGGCGACAAGGTCAAGGCGATGATCCTGTTCCGCGGTCGCGAGCAGTCGCGTCCCGAGATGGGCGTCCGCCTGCTGCAGCGCTTCGCCGAAGACGTGGCCGAGTTCGGCACCGTCGAGCACAACCCGACGATCGACGGCCGCAACATGGTGATGGTCATCGCCCCTCTGAAGAACAAGTCCGAGGCCAAGGCCGAGGCGAACGAGAAGCGTGCTGCGGCGAAGGCGCGTCCCGAGGCCACGGCCTCGAGCGCGCCCGCGACGCAGACGGCCGAGTCCACCGAGGACCAGGCCTAG
- the rpmI gene encoding 50S ribosomal protein L35: MPKQKTHSGSKKRFKITGSGKIKKQQAGMRHNLEVKASKRKARLNQDKVVSAPDAKVIKKLLGH; the protein is encoded by the coding sequence ATGCCGAAGCAGAAGACCCACTCCGGGTCCAAGAAGCGCTTCAAGATCACCGGCAGCGGCAAGATCAAGAAGCAGCAGGCCGGAATGCGCCACAACCTCGAGGTCAAGGCCTCGAAGCGCAAGGCCCGTCTGAACCAGGACAAGGTCGTGTCGGCCCCCGACGCCAAGGTCATCAAGAAGCTTCTCGGCCACTGA
- the rplT gene encoding 50S ribosomal protein L20 yields MARVKRAVNAHKKRRVILERAEGYRGQRSRLYRKAKEQVTHSLVYAYNDRRAKKGDFRRLWIQRINAASRANGLTYNRLIQGLNLAGVEVDRRILAELAVHEPATFAALVETAKQALPADTSAPKNAA; encoded by the coding sequence ATGGCAAGAGTGAAGCGGGCGGTCAACGCCCACAAGAAGCGTCGGGTCATCCTTGAGCGCGCCGAGGGCTACCGCGGTCAGCGGTCGCGCCTCTACCGCAAGGCGAAGGAGCAGGTCACCCACTCGCTCGTCTACGCGTACAACGACCGCCGCGCCAAGAAGGGCGACTTCCGTCGTCTCTGGATCCAGCGCATCAACGCGGCCTCGCGTGCGAACGGCCTCACCTACAACCGCCTCATCCAGGGTCTGAACCTGGCCGGCGTCGAGGTCGACCGTCGCATCCTCGCCGAGCTCGCGGTGCACGAGCCCGCGACCTTCGCCGCGCTCGTCGAGACCGCCAAGCAGGCGCTCCCGGCCGACACCTCGGCCCCGAAGAACGCCGCGTAA